The DNA sequence CGTCCTCGGCGTCCAGGGCCTTGAGTTCCTTCATGCCGACGCCGAGGTCGTCGAGGATCTCGCTGTCGCCGACGGGGCTGTGCGGGACGGCGTCCGCGCCGCCGCCCTCCTCGTCGTCGTCGGAGTCGCCGTCGGGCTCCTCCGTGCCGTCGAGGTCGAGGGAGTCCAGGTCGGCGCTGTCGTCGCCGGGCTCCCTGCCGAGCAGTTCGTCGGTGAGCAGGATCTCGCCGTAGCTGCTGCGGGCAGCGGCGGCGGCGTCCGAGACGTAGATACGCGGGTCGTCCTCGCCGTCGATGCGGACGACGCCGAACCAGGCGTCCTCCTGCTCGATGAGCACCAGCACCGTGTCGTCCTCGGGCGAGGCTTCACGGGCCAGTTCGGCCAGATCCGACAGGGTCTCCACATCGTCGAGCTCTGTGTCGCTCGCTTCCCACCCGTCTTCGGTGCGCGCGAGCAGTGCGGCGAAGTACACCGTGACTCTCCCACTGGTCATAGGCGTGCCGGTTGGGGGTCCCCCCGGCGGAG is a window from the Streptomyces sp. NBC_00299 genome containing:
- a CDS encoding tRNA adenosine deaminase-associated protein; amino-acid sequence: MYFAALLARTEDGWEASDTELDDVETLSDLAELAREASPEDDTVLVLIEQEDAWFGVVRIDGEDDPRIYVSDAAAAARSSYGEILLTDELLGREPGDDSADLDSLDLDGTEEPDGDSDDDEEGGGADAVPHSPVGDSEILDDLGVGMKELKALDAEDALGAIAEALGASEVLETVR